The Mesorhizobium loti genome includes a region encoding these proteins:
- a CDS encoding DUF1778 domain-containing protein produces the protein MSTRMTQPEKLADRRSFPLDAEKWVVFMAALDAPTRDLPRLKRLLSEPSVFPARSGPFADASAA, from the coding sequence ATGAGTACGAGAATGACCCAACCTGAAAAACTGGCCGACCGGCGGAGCTTTCCCCTCGACGCAGAAAAATGGGTTGTGTTCATGGCGGCGCTCGACGCCCCGACGCGTGATCTTCCTCGTCTTAAGCGCTTGTTGAGCGAGCCAAGCGTCTTCCCGGCGCGGTCCGGCCCTTTTGCCGATGCTTCGGCCGCCTAG
- a CDS encoding DUF2029 domain-containing protein has translation MLTRSPAPNNPLDRLTAAGLAWGEGTYARLAAPIGAAAFALYIFFTAFTAWVMPDANWDMLPYLAIAEEGTYPDAQALHDYAYSTVKSGVSAGDYKALTDDGGGFRSHMTENAADFHSLLGMYRIKFLYAEILSTMSAVMSPVEAMRLVSVFSVLLFGAIALLWLRSEGALALAPVVGAVLIMADFGDAARASTPDLLTSALLLGGLYAYVRGREVATAILLFLAFMVRPDNIVFLAIFAVLLVAFRQRAWGALAGFAASFVAYFAISHWAHHPGWWPHLWFSSIEQHYNMDGFEPPFSVTAYLRAFATSLLRAVSLNSWVGVSVLALAGWFAAARAGFRLDRRAGILFAALVLGALAKFTVFPIHDTRIYFPHLIPPFLLLATPFMALWAAVTRGQNRAAMQIIPGDKS, from the coding sequence ATGCTGACCAGGTCGCCCGCACCGAACAACCCACTCGACCGGCTCACCGCGGCCGGTCTGGCGTGGGGCGAGGGGACCTATGCGCGGTTGGCAGCACCGATCGGTGCGGCGGCCTTCGCGCTCTACATCTTCTTTACAGCGTTCACCGCCTGGGTGATGCCAGACGCCAACTGGGACATGCTGCCCTATCTCGCAATAGCAGAGGAGGGCACCTATCCCGATGCCCAGGCGCTGCACGACTATGCCTATAGCACTGTCAAATCAGGCGTTTCAGCGGGCGACTACAAGGCGCTGACCGATGATGGCGGCGGCTTCCGCAGCCACATGACGGAGAATGCCGCCGACTTCCATTCGCTGCTCGGCATGTACCGGATCAAGTTTCTGTATGCCGAGATCCTGTCGACGATGAGCGCGGTGATGTCGCCGGTCGAGGCGATGCGCCTGGTGTCGGTGTTCTCCGTTCTGCTGTTCGGCGCGATTGCGTTGCTCTGGTTGCGATCCGAGGGGGCACTGGCCTTGGCGCCTGTCGTCGGCGCGGTGCTGATCATGGCCGATTTCGGCGATGCGGCGCGTGCCTCGACGCCGGATCTGCTCACGTCAGCGCTGTTGCTGGGTGGGCTTTATGCCTATGTCCGCGGCCGCGAGGTGGCGACGGCGATCCTGCTCTTTCTCGCCTTCATGGTGCGGCCGGACAACATTGTTTTCCTTGCGATTTTCGCTGTGCTGCTGGTCGCGTTCCGGCAGAGGGCATGGGGTGCGCTGGCTGGTTTTGCCGCTTCCTTCGTTGCCTACTTCGCCATCTCGCACTGGGCGCATCATCCCGGCTGGTGGCCGCATCTGTGGTTCTCCAGCATCGAACAGCACTACAATATGGACGGGTTCGAGCCGCCATTCTCGGTCACGGCCTATCTCAGGGCGTTTGCCACCTCGCTGTTGCGCGCCGTCAGCCTGAACAGCTGGGTGGGCGTGTCGGTGCTGGCACTGGCCGGCTGGTTTGCTGCCGCCCGCGCCGGCTTCCGCCTCGATCGCCGCGCCGGCATCCTGTTTGCGGCGCTGGTGCTCGGTGCGCTGGCGAAGTTCACCGTCTTCCCGATCCACGACACGCGCATCTATTTCCCGCATCTGATCCCGCCATTCCTGCTGCTGGCGACGCCGTTCATGGCGCTGTGGGCGGCCGTCACTCGCGGCCAGAATCGCGCTGCCATGCAAATCATTCCCGGAGACAAGTCATGA
- a CDS encoding GlxA family transcriptional regulator, with amino-acid sequence MNAVKHPIKRSFVFFLVPDFTMIAFATALDPLRSANRMLGYEAYCWRLASIDGKPVRASNGVECAVNTSLEDERKKMAGPDRPNMAIVCSGINVERYQNKSAFAWLREEYNRGVAVGGLCTGAHILAAAGLLSNKRCAIHWENLPGFSEAFPKANVFADLFEIDQNIYTCAGGTAALDMMLKLIGDDFDENLVNRVCEQVLTDRVRSPTDRQRLPLRARLGVQNSKVLTIIELMEGNLSEPLSLIEIADHVDLSRRQIERLFRTEMGRSPARYYLEIRLDRARHLLIQSSMPVVEVAVACGFVSASHFSKCYRELYARSPQQERVDRKQLLAA; translated from the coding sequence TTGAACGCCGTAAAGCATCCGATCAAGCGATCGTTTGTATTCTTCCTTGTTCCCGATTTCACCATGATCGCTTTTGCGACCGCGCTCGACCCGCTGCGCTCGGCCAATCGCATGCTTGGCTATGAGGCCTATTGCTGGCGCCTTGCCAGTATCGACGGCAAGCCGGTGCGTGCTTCGAACGGGGTCGAATGCGCGGTCAACACCTCGCTTGAGGATGAGCGCAAGAAGATGGCGGGCCCAGACCGCCCGAACATGGCCATCGTCTGCAGTGGCATCAATGTCGAGCGCTACCAGAACAAGTCCGCCTTCGCCTGGCTGCGCGAGGAATACAATCGCGGCGTCGCCGTCGGTGGCCTGTGCACCGGTGCGCATATCCTCGCCGCCGCCGGCCTGTTGTCCAACAAGCGCTGCGCCATCCACTGGGAGAACCTGCCGGGCTTTTCCGAGGCGTTCCCCAAGGCCAATGTCTTTGCCGACCTCTTCGAGATCGATCAGAACATCTACACCTGCGCCGGCGGCACCGCCGCGCTCGACATGATGCTGAAGCTGATCGGCGACGACTTTGACGAGAACCTCGTCAACCGCGTCTGCGAGCAGGTGCTGACCGACCGCGTGCGCAGCCCCACCGACCGCCAGCGTCTGCCGCTGCGCGCCCGCCTCGGCGTCCAGAACTCGAAAGTGCTGACCATCATCGAACTGATGGAAGGCAATCTTTCCGAACCGCTGTCGCTGATCGAGATCGCCGACCATGTCGACCTGTCGCGTCGTCAGATCGAGCGGCTGTTCCGCACCGAGATGGGGCGCTCCCCCGCCCGCTATTATCTCGAAATCCGGCTCGACCGCGCCCGGCATCTCTTGATCCAGTCGTCGATGCCGGTGGTCGAGGTGGCGGTCGCCTGCGGCTTCGTCTCGGCCTCGCATTTCTCCAAATGCTACCGCGAGCTCTACGCCCGCTCGCCGCAGCAGGAGCGCGTCGACCGCAAGCAGTTGCTGGCGGCCTGA
- a CDS encoding FAD-dependent oxidoreductase produces the protein MAEFPKKAKVVIVGLGGIVGASIAHHLIERGWDDIVGIDKSGIPTDIGSTAHASDFCYTTSHDFLSCWTTLYSIDFYEKMGHYARIGGLEVARVGDDSRMEEIKRKIASAKAFGTRARLIEPAEIKEKFPLIEEEIVQGGLWDPDAGLVIPRSQTVAGKLVDQAEASGKLKSFANTSARSLVVTDGRISGVVTDRGTIEADYVVVCAGIWGRLIAEMVGEDLPVMPIDHPLTFFGPYNEFAGTGKEIGWPLLRDQGNSAYMRDTGDPKTAEGGQIEWGYYEETNPRLCHPRDLLEKDQARLSPSQRDLDMEQILAPLERAMELTPILGELGYNESHSFNGLLQVTADGGPSMGESQKVRGLWYAVAIWVKDGPGMGKLIADWMTDGRTAIDHHAIDYARFYPHQTKEQFIWDRCTETAMKVYNPAVHPREPFSKARNIRRSPFWEREKELGGYFMELGGWERAHGYAANEHLLEKYGNRVPVRANEWDNRHFWRVSNAEHLAMSEDCGIVNLSHFAMYDIEGPDHVALLEWLCAAKIGGDNNIGKGIYTHFLDEEGMVRADFTVIRMADRCRLIDGADAGPRDFQYMRRTAQDKGFDVTITDVTEKYVTIGIWGPNARATLQKVVENPAGLSVENFPFAAIKPVRIGGKDVTAFRISYVGEQGWELHMRYEDGLAVWDALRSTGVMPFGVETYANTRRMEKSLRLQNADLLTEYNLLEADLARPKVKENDFCGKARHVEFRARENQPAMLCTLVMTENVDAKGVARYPVGTMPVMDPKTGETLVDDLGRRSFTTSMAYGPTIGKNIGLAYLPKAYAQEGRKLTIEYFGETYPVEVAAVGYKPLYDPENLKPRS, from the coding sequence ATGGCAGAGTTTCCGAAAAAGGCGAAGGTCGTCATCGTCGGCCTGGGCGGTATTGTCGGCGCATCGATCGCCCATCATCTGATCGAACGCGGCTGGGATGACATTGTCGGCATCGACAAATCAGGCATCCCGACCGATATCGGCTCGACCGCGCACGCCTCCGACTTCTGCTACACGACCAGCCATGATTTCCTGTCGTGCTGGACGACGCTCTACTCCATCGATTTCTACGAAAAGATGGGCCACTACGCGCGCATCGGCGGCCTCGAAGTCGCGCGCGTCGGCGACGACAGCCGCATGGAAGAGATCAAGCGCAAGATCGCCTCGGCCAAGGCGTTTGGCACGCGCGCCCGCCTTATCGAACCAGCTGAGATCAAGGAAAAATTTCCGCTCATCGAAGAAGAGATCGTGCAGGGCGGCCTGTGGGATCCGGACGCCGGTCTCGTCATCCCGCGCTCGCAGACCGTCGCCGGCAAGCTGGTCGACCAGGCGGAAGCCTCGGGCAAGCTGAAATCCTTTGCCAACACGTCGGCCCGGTCGCTGGTCGTTACGGACGGCCGCATATCAGGCGTGGTGACCGATCGCGGCACCATCGAGGCCGACTATGTCGTCGTCTGCGCCGGTATTTGGGGACGGCTGATCGCGGAAATGGTCGGCGAGGACCTGCCGGTCATGCCGATCGACCATCCGTTGACCTTCTTTGGCCCCTACAACGAGTTCGCCGGCACCGGCAAGGAGATCGGCTGGCCGCTGCTGCGCGACCAGGGAAACTCGGCCTATATGCGCGACACCGGCGATCCCAAGACGGCCGAGGGCGGGCAGATCGAATGGGGCTATTACGAAGAGACCAATCCGCGCCTTTGCCATCCGCGCGACCTCCTGGAGAAGGACCAGGCGCGGCTTTCGCCCTCGCAGCGCGACCTCGACATGGAGCAGATCCTGGCACCGCTCGAACGCGCCATGGAGCTGACACCGATCCTGGGCGAACTCGGCTACAATGAGAGCCATTCCTTCAACGGCTTGCTGCAGGTGACGGCGGATGGCGGCCCGTCGATGGGCGAAAGCCAGAAGGTGCGGGGCCTGTGGTATGCCGTCGCCATCTGGGTCAAGGACGGCCCCGGCATGGGCAAGCTGATCGCCGACTGGATGACCGACGGCCGCACCGCGATCGACCACCACGCCATCGACTATGCGCGCTTCTATCCGCACCAGACGAAGGAGCAGTTCATCTGGGATCGCTGCACCGAGACGGCGATGAAGGTCTACAATCCGGCGGTGCATCCGCGCGAGCCGTTCTCCAAAGCCCGCAACATCCGGCGCTCGCCGTTCTGGGAGCGCGAGAAGGAGCTCGGCGGCTATTTCATGGAGTTGGGCGGCTGGGAACGCGCCCATGGCTACGCCGCCAACGAGCACCTTTTGGAGAAGTATGGCAACCGGGTGCCGGTGCGCGCAAACGAGTGGGACAACCGCCATTTCTGGCGCGTCTCCAATGCTGAACATCTCGCCATGAGCGAGGATTGCGGCATCGTCAACCTGTCGCATTTTGCCATGTACGACATTGAAGGTCCCGACCATGTCGCACTGCTGGAATGGCTGTGCGCGGCCAAGATCGGCGGCGACAACAACATCGGCAAGGGCATCTACACCCACTTCCTCGACGAGGAAGGCATGGTGCGCGCCGACTTTACCGTCATCCGCATGGCCGACCGCTGTCGTTTGATCGACGGGGCGGATGCCGGCCCGCGCGATTTCCAGTACATGCGCCGCACGGCGCAGGACAAAGGCTTCGATGTCACCATCACCGATGTGACCGAGAAGTATGTCACCATCGGAATCTGGGGTCCGAACGCCAGGGCGACCCTGCAGAAAGTAGTCGAGAATCCGGCTGGGCTCTCTGTTGAGAACTTCCCGTTCGCGGCGATCAAGCCGGTCAGGATCGGCGGCAAGGACGTCACCGCTTTCCGCATCTCCTATGTCGGCGAGCAGGGCTGGGAACTGCACATGCGTTACGAGGACGGCCTGGCCGTCTGGGACGCCTTGCGCTCGACCGGCGTGATGCCTTTCGGTGTCGAGACCTACGCCAACACGCGCCGCATGGAGAAGAGCCTGCGCCTGCAGAACGCCGACCTTTTGACCGAGTACAATCTGCTCGAAGCCGATCTCGCCCGTCCGAAGGTCAAGGAGAACGACTTTTGCGGCAAGGCCAGGCATGTCGAGTTCCGTGCCCGCGAAAACCAGCCGGCCATGCTGTGCACGCTGGTGATGACCGAAAACGTCGATGCGAAAGGCGTTGCCCGTTATCCTGTCGGCACGATGCCGGTGATGGACCCGAAGACAGGCGAAACGCTGGTCGACGACCTCGGCCGGCGGTCCTTCACCACCTCGATGGCCTATGGCCCGACCATCGGCAAGAACATCGGCCTCGCCTATCTGCCGAAGGCGTATGCTCAGGAAGGCCGCAAGCTTACCATCGAGTATTTCGGCGAGACCTATCCGGTCGAAGTGGCCGCTGTCGGCTACAAGCCGCTCTATGATCCGGAGAATTTGAAGCCGCGCAGCTGA
- a CDS encoding LysR family transcriptional regulator: MNAPLNHPLPLLDLDVLRTFVAIAETGSFTTAANAVFRTPSAVSMQIKKLEDILGRSVFARDARSVSLTTDGEMLLGYARRLLSINREVVSKFIIPEIVGVVRLGSPDDYGERVLPHVLKRFAQSHPSIAVDVTIDQSSNLRRRMDDRALDLTLLTNSYKTSALGAEVLLTEPIVWAGAKGGSAHLREPLPVSLWEEGCAWRAGALDALGREGRNYRIAYMSAHTAGQRAAIMSDLAVAPLPKSFLGNDMVELCPKDGMPDIGTYNLAMVVAPDASAPVKAVADHIRATFEVFRETGKF, translated from the coding sequence ATGAACGCCCCGCTCAATCATCCGCTGCCACTGCTCGATCTCGACGTTTTGCGCACTTTCGTGGCGATTGCCGAGACCGGCAGCTTCACCACCGCCGCCAATGCCGTGTTCCGCACGCCGTCGGCCGTCTCCATGCAGATCAAGAAGCTGGAGGACATTCTCGGCCGCTCGGTCTTCGCGCGCGACGCCCGCTCGGTGTCGCTGACCACGGACGGCGAAATGCTGCTCGGCTATGCCCGCCGGCTGCTGTCGATCAACCGCGAGGTGGTGTCGAAGTTCATCATTCCCGAGATCGTCGGGGTGGTGCGGCTCGGCTCGCCGGATGATTATGGCGAGCGCGTGCTGCCGCATGTGCTGAAGCGTTTTGCGCAATCGCATCCGTCGATTGCCGTCGACGTCACCATCGACCAGAGCAGCAATCTGCGCCGGCGCATGGACGACCGGGCGCTCGACCTCACGCTGCTGACCAATTCCTACAAGACCAGCGCGCTCGGCGCCGAGGTGCTGCTGACCGAGCCGATCGTCTGGGCTGGTGCCAAGGGCGGCTCAGCGCATCTGCGCGAACCCTTGCCGGTATCGCTATGGGAAGAGGGGTGCGCCTGGCGCGCCGGAGCGCTCGATGCGCTTGGCCGCGAAGGCCGCAACTACCGCATCGCCTATATGAGCGCGCACACGGCCGGTCAGCGCGCCGCGATCATGTCCGATCTCGCCGTGGCGCCGCTGCCGAAGTCGTTTCTCGGCAACGACATGGTCGAACTCTGCCCGAAGGATGGCATGCCCGACATCGGCACCTACAATCTGGCGATGGTGGTGGCGCCGGACGCCAGCGCGCCGGTCAAGGCTGTCGCCGACCACATCCGCGCGACCTTCGAAGTGTTCCGGGAAACCGGCAAGTTCTGA
- a CDS encoding DUF1194 domain-containing protein — protein MSAFARARHFLSGCAAFALTLWLAPVSLADEPVDVELVLAVDVSLSMSPEELEIQRHGYAAALTHDNVLQAIADGAYGKIAVTYVEWAGTTWQRVIVPWTVIASRTDAERVVAQLSAQPPNSARRTSISGALEFGNDLFAESGYQGTKRVIDISGDGPNNQGAPVNLTRDDLIKQGIVINGLPLMTRGGFSGAYDVNNLDRYYSDCVIGGPGAFMIPVNDWTQFPEAIRRKLVLELAGPASPQWAAEEAAHPPVVLAQAGPAADCLVGEKMWRDRSWMFDSR, from the coding sequence ATGTCTGCTTTTGCTCGCGCAAGACATTTCCTTTCAGGCTGCGCCGCGTTCGCGCTGACGCTCTGGCTGGCGCCAGTGTCCCTTGCGGACGAGCCGGTCGATGTCGAGTTGGTGCTGGCCGTCGATGTGTCGCTGTCGATGTCGCCGGAGGAACTCGAGATCCAGCGTCACGGCTATGCAGCCGCCTTGACGCACGACAATGTGCTGCAGGCCATTGCCGATGGCGCCTATGGCAAGATCGCCGTCACCTATGTCGAATGGGCCGGCACCACCTGGCAGCGCGTCATCGTGCCGTGGACGGTGATCGCCAGCCGCACGGATGCGGAGCGCGTGGTGGCGCAATTGTCCGCGCAGCCCCCCAACAGCGCGCGGCGCACCTCGATCTCCGGCGCGCTGGAATTCGGCAACGACCTGTTCGCCGAAAGCGGCTACCAGGGGACGAAGCGGGTCATCGACATTTCGGGCGACGGCCCTAACAACCAGGGCGCACCGGTCAACCTCACCCGCGACGATCTGATCAAGCAAGGCATCGTCATCAACGGCCTGCCGCTGATGACCCGAGGCGGTTTTTCTGGCGCCTACGATGTCAATAATCTTGATCGCTACTACAGCGACTGCGTCATCGGTGGTCCCGGAGCCTTCATGATCCCGGTCAACGACTGGACGCAGTTTCCCGAAGCCATCCGCCGCAAGCTGGTGCTGGAACTCGCCGGTCCGGCCTCGCCGCAATGGGCGGCGGAAGAAGCCGCGCATCCGCCAGTGGTACTGGCGCAGGCGGGACCCGCCGCCGACTGCCTGGTCGGCGAGAAGATGTGGCGCGACCGCAGCTGGATGTTCGACAGCCGCTAG
- a CDS encoding FkbM family methyltransferase, with translation MSSLSSLARVALSLGLPKGILDRGPSLRGTKFLAKAALKARFGGAARPFQMVNVGACDGALFDDVTPWLHRIPGARAMLVEPIPYNQKRLRANYPDTSRFIIEPVAVTKARGTITVHTFDAAALEAGTLPIEFIGCSSVTDTNLMSGKNAWGEADANFNKFAPHLRDIEVPSETLQTLLDRNGITHIDAFLVDCEGADWIVFEQLDLKRYRPGMIKVEVGALPAAEIGQVVVKLKTSGYQVGFQAEDIWAFA, from the coding sequence ATGAGTTCGCTATCCAGCCTGGCGCGCGTTGCCCTGTCGCTTGGTCTTCCCAAGGGCATTCTCGATCGCGGCCCTTCGCTGCGCGGCACGAAATTCCTGGCCAAGGCGGCGCTGAAGGCGCGCTTCGGTGGGGCAGCGCGACCGTTCCAGATGGTCAACGTCGGCGCCTGCGACGGCGCGCTGTTCGACGATGTGACACCTTGGCTGCACAGGATTCCCGGTGCACGGGCCATGCTGGTCGAGCCGATCCCGTACAATCAGAAACGGCTGCGCGCCAACTATCCCGACACCAGCCGGTTCATCATCGAGCCCGTGGCGGTGACAAAGGCCAGGGGCACGATCACCGTCCACACCTTCGATGCCGCCGCGCTCGAGGCAGGTACGCTGCCGATCGAGTTCATCGGCTGCTCGTCGGTCACCGACACCAATCTGATGTCGGGCAAGAATGCCTGGGGCGAGGCCGACGCCAATTTCAACAAGTTCGCCCCGCATCTCAGGGATATCGAGGTGCCGTCGGAAACGCTGCAGACGCTGCTCGACCGCAACGGCATCACCCATATCGACGCCTTCCTCGTCGATTGCGAGGGCGCCGACTGGATCGTCTTCGAACAGCTCGACCTCAAGCGCTACCGCCCCGGCATGATCAAGGTCGAGGTCGGTGCGCTGCCCGCGGCCGAGATCGGCCAGGTCGTGGTCAAGCTGAAGACCTCAGGCTATCAGGTCGGCTTCCAGGCCGAGGACATCTGGGCCTTCGCCTGA